A window of Clostridia bacterium genomic DNA:
CGACCCCTCCGACCGCAAGCGCATGGCCGTGCGTCCGGGGGTGGGCAAGCCCTCGATCACGCGCTTCACGGTGCTGGAGAAGTTCGACGGGTACAGCCTCGTCCAGTGCCGGCTGGAGACGGGGCGCACGCACCAGATTCGCGTGCATATGGCATACATGGGCCACCCCATCGTCGGCGACCCGGTGTACGCGACGGGCGCGCTCCGGCCGGGCGGAGCGGAGTCGCTGGGGCTGACGGGGCAGGCCCTGCACGCGCACAGGCTGCGCCTCCGTCACCCGCGCACGAACGAGGAGATGGAGTTCACGGCGCCCCTGCCGGAGGATTTCCAGCGGGCGCTCGACGAATTGCGCGAGCGGAGCGCTCGCGCCGGTCGGCCGCGCGGGTAGGGGCCGGTGCGCCCGCGGCGCCCTGACCTTCCGCCCGCTGAGGAGGATGCCCCTTGTCCATCCACGAGACGCTGCGGAGCGCCGTGGAACTGGTCCGCCGTGCGCCGGCCATTCCGCTGTACCTCATCCTCATGTACTGGTTGCCGCCCACCGCGACGTGGCTGGCGATGCGGCTCCTCCTCGCGGCGGGCGGCGGCGACCCTCGCCAGGCGCTCCCCATCGGCTTCGTCGTTCTCGTTGCGGCGCCCGGCTACGCCAGTGGCCTCATGACGCTGTTCCGGGCCGCCGTGCGCGGGGAGCCGATCGAGCGGGAGACGTTCCTCTCCGGGGCGGGGACCTACTACTCGCGAGTCCTGGGGGCGGCCGCGCTGCAGTTCGTCGTGACGTTCTTCCTGAGCGCGCCGGTGGCCGCGCTGGCGCTGCACGGCGCGGGGTCCCAGACTGTGGACGTCCTGCCGGCGGCCGGCGGCGTGACGTGGGGCCTTGGCACGCTCCGGCTCGTCCAATCGCACCCGGAGATGCTGATCCTGGTCCTGGGCGCGATCGCCATCCAGTTCGTCTCGCTGTACTGGGCGCCTGCCGTGGCCCTGGGCGACCTCGGCGTGACGGGCGGGCTCGCCGCGAGCATGCGCGCGGCCGTGCAACGGTGGCCGATCACCCTCGCGCTGGTCGTGGCGAACGCGCTCGCGACATCGATCCTCGACGCCGTGTCCCGCTTCATTGGGCCTGCGCCGGAGCCCGGCGTGACGTGGCCCCCGCCCGGCGCGATCGTCGCGCAAGGATCCCTGGCGGCGCTCCTGGCCTCCACCGTGGTCGCCGTGCTGTGGGGGGCGTGGCAGGCGTACTACCGGGCGTTCATCTGGTGCGCGTATGCCCCGCAGGAGGAGACGGCGTCGTAGCGCAGGGACAGCCCGGCCCGCGCGGGTGGGGCGGAGGAAGGCTGGACGGCGCCTGGCCCGGTTGACACCCCCTGCGAAGGGCGCGTAGACTGTCCCTGAACCAAGCAGCCTTTAAGCGCGTCCGGCGAGACGGGCAAGGCGTCACACGGAGGGGCCGCGCGCGGGCGCGGCGCCCCGAAAGGCCTGAACTTCTTGCCGGCCGGCAGGAAGTTTTTTTCATGTCCGGCAAGAGGCCAGACTAGCGTAGGGGGTACGGCCGCATGGCGTTGGTGGAAAAGGCGGAGATCATGGACAAGACCGCCATTGAGCGGTCGCTGCGGCGCATGGCGCACGAGATCATCGAGCGGAACGAGGACCTGTCGCAGGTGGTGCTTGTCGGCATCCGCCGGCGCGGGGTGCCCCTCGCGCAGCGTCTCGGCAGGTACATCGCCGAGTTCGAGGGCCGCGAGGTTCCGGTCGGCGTCCTCGACATCACCCTGTATCGAGACGACCTCACCCTGAAGAGCCCGACGCCGGAGGTCCAGGGGAGCGACATCCCCGTCGACATCAACGGCCGTGCGGTCGTGCTCGTCGATGACGTGCTCTACACCGGGCGGACGGTGCGCGCCGCGCTCGACGCCCTCGTCGACATCGGCCGGCCGGCGCAGATCCAGCTGGCCGTGCTGATCGATCGCGGCCACCGGGAACTGCCCATCCGGGCGGACTACGTCGGAAAGAACGTTCCCACCTCGCGGCGGGAAGTCATCGAGTGCCGCCTCGCCGAGGTGGACGGGCGCGAACAGGTCATGATCATGGAGCTGACCCAATAGCGGTGGACGCGTGGCGAGGCAATCCGGGAAGCCTCCTCGGACTGGCCGGCCTCGCGCCGGCGGAGATCGAGCGCTTGCTCGACCGGGCGGAAGCCTGGCTTGACGCCTGGCGCCGCGGCGCGGTGAGTCCCGTGCTGGCCGGACGGAGCGTGGCGCTCTGGTTCGCCGAGCCGAGCACGCGCACGCGGGTCTCCTTCGAACAGGCCGCGGCGCTGCTGGGCGCCCGGCCCATCGTGATCAGCGAGCGCGGGTCGAGCCTGGAAAAGGGCGAGACGCTCGCCGACACGGCCGCCACGCTGGAGGCGGCGGGGGTCGATGCGATCGTGGTCCGCCACGGAGCCTCCGGCGCCCCGGAGCAGATCGCCCGCGCCGTGCGCGTCCCGGTGCTCAACGCCGGGGACGGCACGCACGAGCATCCCACGCAGGGTCTTCTCGACGTCCTCACGATCCGCCAGTCGTTCGGCCGCGTCGCCGGGCTGCGCGTGGCCATCGTGGGCGACGTCCTCCACAGCCGGGTCGCCCGCTCCACGACCTGGGCGCTGGCGGCGCTCGGGGCGAGCGTCGTGCTGGTGGGCCCGCCCACGCTTGTCCCGACGGAGCTCGCCCGCGCGCTGCCGGCCGAGGTGTGCCACGACCTGCGCGCCGGGCTGGAGGGCGCGGACGTCGTCATGGCGCTCCGCCTGCAAAAGGAACGCATGGTGGCCGCCTACCTGCCGAGCGAGGCCGAGTACCGCGCGCGGTGGGGCATCACCGCGGAGCGCCTCGGCTGGGCGAAGCCGGGCGCCGTCTTCCTCCATCCCGGCCCGTCCAACCGAGGGGTTGAGGTGGAGACCGACGTGCACGACGGGCCCCGCTCGCGCGTCCGCGACCAGGTGCGCAACGGCGTGGCCGTCCGCATGGCCGCGCTGGAGCGGGCGCTGTCGGGAGAGGAGGCGGCGCGGTGGCGCTCCTGATTCGCGGCGGTCGCCTGATCGACCCGGCCACGGGACGCGACGGACGGTTCGACGTTCTCGTCGAGGGCGGGCGCGTGGCCGCCGTGGCGCCGGACCTCTCCGGCCGGCTCCCGGCGGAGGGGGACGGCGTGGAGGTGTTCGACGCGCGCGGCCTCGTCGTCACGCCGGGCCTGATCGACGTCCACACGCACCTGCGCGTCCCCGGCCAGGCCCACAAGGAGACGCTGGCGACGGGCACGGCCGCGGCCGCGGCCGGCGGGTTCACGCAGGTGTGCACCCTGCCGAACACGCACCCCGTCATCGACAGCCCCTGGCTCGTGGAAGCCGTCCTCGCCCGCGCGCGCGAGGACGCGGTCGTCCGCGTGCACGTGGTCGGCGCGCTGACCAAGGGCCAGGAGGGGCGGGAGCTGGCGCCGCTCGACGCCATGGCCCGCGCCGGTGCCGTCGCCTTCTCGGACGACGGCCGCCCCGTGGCCGACGCCGGCGTCCTGCGGCGCGCCATGGAGTACGCCCGCGCCATCGGCCTTCCGATCCTCGACCACGCGGAGGATCCCGGGCTCACGGGCCGTGGTGTGATGCACGAGGGTCCGGTGTCGCTCGCCCTGGGCCTGCCGGGCATCCCCGCCGCGAGCGAGGTGGTCGCCGTGCAGCGGGACGTGACGCTCGCCGCCTTCACCGGAGCCCGCCTGCACGTCATGCACCTGTCGACGGCCGGCGCCGTGGAAGCGGTGCGTCGCGCCAAGGAGGCCGGCGCGCCCGTGACGGCCGAGGTCACGCCGCATCACCTCGCGCTGACGGTGGCGGAGGTGGAGCGGCTGCGGTACGACGCCTCCACCAAGGTGAACCCGCCGCTCCGCGACGAGTCCGACCGGCAGGCGCTGGTCCAGGGACTGCGCGACGGCGTGATCGACCTCATCGCCACCGACCACGCGCCGCACAGCGGGGACGAGAAGGCCCTCCCGTACGTGGACGCGCCGTTCGGCATCAGCGGGCTGGAGACGGCCTTCGCGCTGGCGTACGGGGCGCTGGTGGAGAGCGGCGCCCTGACGCTTCCGGAGCTGGTGCGCCGGATGACGGCCGAGCCGGCGCGGGCGCTGGGCTTGCCGGGCGGGAGCCTCAGGGAAGGCGATCCGGCCGACATCGCCGTCTTCGACGTGGACGCGGAGTGGATCGTCGACCCGGCCGCGTTCCGCTCGAAGGGGAAGAACACGCCCCTGGCCGGACGGCGCGTGCGCGGGCGCTGCGTCGCCACGTTCGTGGCCGGGCGGCGGGTCTGGGGGGAACGCCCGTGATGCGGCTGCAGGGCGCCGGGACGCTCGTCTTGGAAGACGGCCGCGCGTTTGCAGGGGAGCTGTTCGGCGGCGGCTCCCTCCCGCTCTTCGGCGAGG
This region includes:
- the pyrR gene encoding bifunctional pyr operon transcriptional regulator/uracil phosphoribosyltransferase PyrR, giving the protein MVEKAEIMDKTAIERSLRRMAHEIIERNEDLSQVVLVGIRRRGVPLAQRLGRYIAEFEGREVPVGVLDITLYRDDLTLKSPTPEVQGSDIPVDINGRAVVLVDDVLYTGRTVRAALDALVDIGRPAQIQLAVLIDRGHRELPIRADYVGKNVPTSRREVIECRLAEVDGREQVMIMELTQ
- a CDS encoding aspartate carbamoyltransferase catalytic subunit, translating into MDAWRGNPGSLLGLAGLAPAEIERLLDRAEAWLDAWRRGAVSPVLAGRSVALWFAEPSTRTRVSFEQAAALLGARPIVISERGSSLEKGETLADTAATLEAAGVDAIVVRHGASGAPEQIARAVRVPVLNAGDGTHEHPTQGLLDVLTIRQSFGRVAGLRVAIVGDVLHSRVARSTTWALAALGASVVLVGPPTLVPTELARALPAEVCHDLRAGLEGADVVMALRLQKERMVAAYLPSEAEYRARWGITAERLGWAKPGAVFLHPGPSNRGVEVETDVHDGPRSRVRDQVRNGVAVRMAALERALSGEEAARWRS
- a CDS encoding dihydroorotase produces the protein MALLIRGGRLIDPATGRDGRFDVLVEGGRVAAVAPDLSGRLPAEGDGVEVFDARGLVVTPGLIDVHTHLRVPGQAHKETLATGTAAAAAGGFTQVCTLPNTHPVIDSPWLVEAVLARAREDAVVRVHVVGALTKGQEGRELAPLDAMARAGAVAFSDDGRPVADAGVLRRAMEYARAIGLPILDHAEDPGLTGRGVMHEGPVSLALGLPGIPAASEVVAVQRDVTLAAFTGARLHVMHLSTAGAVEAVRRAKEAGAPVTAEVTPHHLALTVAEVERLRYDASTKVNPPLRDESDRQALVQGLRDGVIDLIATDHAPHSGDEKALPYVDAPFGISGLETAFALAYGALVESGALTLPELVRRMTAEPARALGLPGGSLREGDPADIAVFDVDAEWIVDPAAFRSKGKNTPLAGRRVRGRCVATFVAGRRVWGERP